The following DNA comes from Lentibacillus sp. Marseille-P4043.
GAATTTAAAGGATTTCACAAAGCAGGATAGTATCATTCTAAATATCCAGCGTGCCTGTGAAGCAAGTATTGATTTAGCCATGCATATTGTCAGTGAAAAAAAGTTAGGTGTTCCTAAAGCAAGTCGTGAAGCCTTTAAGCTTTTACGAGAAGCAAATATAATAGATGAATCATTAGCCAAAACTTTAATGAATATGGTTGGTTTTCGTAATATCGCTGTACATGATTATCAATCCATTGAATTGGATATCT
Coding sequences within:
- the hepT gene encoding type VII toxin-antitoxin system HepT family RNase toxin: MNEVVLNKVTTIERCIHRIHEVYENNPKNLKDFTKQDSIILNIQRACEASIDLAMHIVSEKKLGVPKASREAFKLLREANIIDESLAKTLMNMVGFRNIAVHDYQSIELDILEAILEKHIDDFKAYAKSVILNLSE